ATTTTGAGTAAAACGTATTTTTACGATCCGCCTAATCGACTCAAGGCGACTTCTTCCTCCGTGAAATACGAACGTCCTAGTCTTCTGATGATCGACTGAGAGGTTTATGAAAATGTAATGGAGTTTTCTTTAAGAATGATTCCAGGCGCGCTGAGGATTCACGCTCTTGGATAAGGAAGTTTTTCCGGTTTTTCTTTTTATACTCGTAGGCTTTTCGTTAGGAGGTCTTTGGTTTTTTATCTCAGGAAGAAAAAAGAATCCTGAAGAAAGAAAAAAAAGAACCGCAAAGTATTGGTCGTACGCCGGAATCGTAGTCGGAGCGACCTTTCTGTCCACGTTAGGCGGGATTTACTGGAGCCTATTTTGTTTTTTGGTTTCAATCGGAGCAATCTACGAACTGAAAAGAACGGTTCGTGATTTTTCCGTAGGATTGCAGATTGCGATAATTCTATTCGGCATTTTGACTCTTGGTCTATTTTGCAAGAGCGGTTTTCTTTTCTCGAATCGAGTCCTGGTTTTGATCTATCTCAGTGTAGCCGTTTTCGACGCGTTTAGTCAATTGACCGGGCAGAGTTTGGGAAAAACCAAAATGGCGCCTCAAATCAGTCCTAACAAAACATGGGAAGGGTTTGCAGGAGGGATCTTATTTACAGCGTTGTTCGGCATTTTCTTCTTCTGGGTGATCGGTAAGAACGTGATCGAATCCTTACCGCTCACGTTTGGAATCGCGATCTTGGGTTTGAGCGGTGACTTGAGTGCGAGTTGGTTGAAGAGAAAAGCAAAGATCAAAGATTATTCTAATCTCCTTCCGGGACACGGAGGAATTTTAGACCGTTTCGATTCTCTGATCTTTACTCTTGCGAGTTTTGTTTTGTTAAGCGAATTGAAAGTCTACTCTATTCGATTCTAAAAACAATCCTACTTCAATTCCCCGAAAGAAAGAACGTTGGTCGGACAGTTTACGACACAGGCCGAACAACGGACGCACTGAACGTTGTCCATCGGGATTCCTTTGTTGGCGTAGCTCATAACATCAATTCCCTGATGACAGACCTTTGTACAGATATTGCAAGAGATACATTTTTTCTTTTCGGAGAAAATTCTAAATCGGCTGAACTTTGCGTAGATATGCATGAGCGCGGACAGAGGACAAAAAAATCTGCACCAGACTCTTCCGCTTAAAAAGAAATACGCTCCCACTCCGACAACGCCGGCTAACATCAAGTCTACGACGACGTCATACACCTTCTTTCCGCTATCTCCTAGACTTCCCAAAACGTGAGTAAAAGGAAACCAAGAAGAAAGAAAAATTTCACTCAGCTTGAGGATTGTAATCACAGTTGCAAAAAGAAGAATCCACTGTCCCGCATTCTCTAATTGATTCGCGAGTTTTCCATGAGGCATCTTGGTTCTTGTCTCGTCGCCTAATGTTTCTGCAAGACCTCCGCAGGAGCAAATCCAACCGCAATAAGCTCCCTTTCCGAAACGATAGACGAGATAAGGGATAACGACAAAGGTTTGTAGAATGCCGTAGACCAACCAGAAGGTTGTAATCCCTGCGTTGTAAAAAATTCCCATATTCAAAGGCCACGCGAGAATAAATCCGTATGCGTTCCAATAAGCTCCGTATGGAAAAACCTGCGTTAGTAGAAATCCGTTAGGATCACCTAACAGACCATTTTGCCCTAAGAAGGGAAGTATGATTTCCGGTAAAAGAAAGAGTGGAAATACTTGGATCAGAATTAAAGTCCAGGTTTGTTTTCGAATATACTTTGTGGGCCTTGCCTTCATTCTTCTCAAACCAAAAGTGAGAATGGTGAGAGAATACAAAAGAGTATAATGAAATCCGGGTTGTTTTCCTAAAAACAAAAAGTCAAAATATTTACCTCCCGCATAAACTGTGATAAAATAAGCGGCCGCGGAAAATATATAAATATTTTTGAATGTATTCCAAAAATCGGAAAACAATTCCTTCCTTTTTTTAAAGAGATGAATTGAAAACGGAAGTCCGAGGCCTAAAAAGGCAAATAGGGATACGAGAGCGATCAGAGAGTAGGTCGCACTTCCGTAAAAAGACGCTTTTCCAAAATAGACTACGTTTGCAAAAAGAATCATTTCAATAAATCCGATCCAATCCCAAAAACGTTTTTGATTCTGAATTCTAAGTCCTATCTTTTTTAAAAATTCTATCGGAGCACTTGAACCGATTTGAATCAAAACGCTCGAGTTTGTAATCGTTCGAGAAGTGTCGGCCTTGTTTTTTGATTCGGTCTTTCGGAGTTTGACTTCTTTTTCTCCGATTTCTTCCACTTCGCTTTCATTTAAGAATTCTATCTTTCCCTCTTGGATCAGCGATTCTAATCTCTCTTTATTCTCAAATTTGGGGCGCACGAGTTCTTTCCCTCGATAAGAAAGTCGAGTTGAGTTCGCATAATCGCTGATTGCGATCGCGGCCTCTATCGCGGAATCTCCTCCGCCGACGACGAGAACGTCTTCTTTTTCAAAGTCTTTTGGGTCGATCAATCGATGATAGACTTTGGGCAATTCTTCTCCAGGCACTTGAAGATTTCTTGCGTCTCCGCTCTTTCCGATCGCAAGGATCACTTCCTTTGTCAGAAAATTTTTTCCATTTTCGCATGATACCGAAAAGCCTAAGTTGTCTTTTCGAATCTGTGTTACCCGAGCTCCGATTTCCAGGGGAAGATTCCATTTTTTGAGCGAAGACTGAAGGTCTTCCAAAAGACTTTCTTTGGTGCCGTTGAGAATTCGAATCTCCGAATTTGTATGCAAATCCTCCGGCTCTGCGAAGATCGGTTTGCCTTTTGGATAACTTTTTACCGTGTGAAAGGAATCATTGGATTCTAATATAATGAATTTATAATTTAATTTAGAGAGTTCGATTCCTGCGGAGATTCCGGCCGGTCCGGCTCCGACGATGAGAACGTCGTAAATAAGATCGTTTGTCTTTTTGGTTTGAGAAGAATTTTCATTCTTTCTTTTGATTTCTTGGACTACTTTGTATCCGCTCTCAACTGCGAATTTGAGAAGAGGAAGTCCCGTTAGATCTCCGATTACTCGAATTCCCGGCAAAGAACTTTCAAAGGAATCCGTGACTTCCGGATAGATTTCTACGGGGCCTTCGGGGGCGTTGTTGTGCAACCAAGAGAAATAACGGGAGAGGAGGGGAATCTTTACCTTCATGAATTTTCCTTTTTACTCGGAGATTGGATTCTATTCTCGATTTGTTTCTGTTTCCGAAAGTCGGAAGTTCGTCCGGTATAAGATTCTACTTGATTCTAAAAAAGTTACAAGGTCTTTTTAAATATAGGATCGCGGAGGAAGGAAGGGAATTTATAAAATTCTAATATACTCTGCAGATTGTATAAGAGTCTGTTCCCAACTTTTCGTTAAGCTAAAGGTCTTTGCATCCGCTAATCTCTTCGGGAACGTCATGGCGATTCAATTTTATCCTTAGACGGACTTTAGTCCGGATCCAGTAAATTTTAAGAAAAAAATTTGTCGGAACAAGGAGGAAAGCTCTGAAAGCAGATCTTGCGGTGATCGGTGAGGGCGAGAGCAAAAGTAGGAACTCATACTTTTTTCGAATTTCAAAAATACATTCAAAAAACAGAATGTATTTCTCTCCGATAAAACAAAGAGAATTCTAAACTAAAAGTAAGAAGGGGGAAAATCACCGAATTTTGAGGGAAAATTCGGTATGGAGCTTGTCGGGATCGAACCGACGACCTTCTGAATGCAAATCAGATGCTCTCCCAGCTGAGCTAAAGCCCCTTATCAAATACCGGATGGGCCTGATGTGATTTGAACACATGACCCCACGCTTATCAAGCGTGTGCTCTAACCAGCTGAGCTACAGGCCCGGTAAGAGACATGTTTTTAATTGAGTTCTCAAAAGCAACAGTTTTTTAAGAAAAAAACGTTCTCGGTTTTTAAACTAAAATCCGTCTCTCCGATAAACTCGGATCTGGTGATCTAAGAAATCCGAAATTACAAGATATCGATTGTCCGGAGAAACGTCGAGGCCCGTCGGCTGATTTCCGGCTTCCCAAAATTCCTTAACCGTATCGGTCGCCGTGTCAATGACGTAGACTCTTCCAAGGACCAGTCCTTTTTTGAGATAACCTTCCGTCGGATTGTTCGGTCCTCGGCAAGAAACGTAGAGATACTTTCCATCGGGAGAAAGTGCAATCGTATTCGGTTTATCGAATACAGGAATCGTCTTTTGAACCTTCTTTTCTTTGAGGTCATAGACTTCGATTTTGCTACAGCACATATCGGAGACGTAGATTTTATTTTCAACAGGACCGGGAACGATATGTCTTTTGTTACCGGGAGGTCCGATCGTATCGATGAGCTTTTCTTTTTCCATGGAATAGATTCCGAGTCTTCCGCCGCTCGATTCTTGATTGCTCGCGGAGAACTGAGCGATATACAATTCCTTTCCGTCTTTAGAAAGAAGAAGTCCTCTCGGAAGTCCGATCTTATCAGTCTTACGAATTTCGGTTTTTGTTTTTCTATCGATTACGGAAATGTCTTCGCTGATCCAATTGGAACAATACACGAGATCTCTCGTAGGATCGTAGAGAAGAATCTTAGACCATTTTCCCGAAAGATCCACCGTCGCTTTATACGCGAGAGTTTTTAAATCGAAGACGTGGACCGCGTTAGCCTGCATCTGGCTCACCCAGAGTTCGTTGTGTTCCGGGATCGAGATCGTTTCCACAAACCCAAGTTTCTTTTTATATTTTTCGGGAGGCGAAAGGCGAACGGTTTCTCCCGTTTTGATATCGAGAACGTCCATCCCTTCGTCCTCTAAAAGAGGAATCGCGAGTCTTGTATTATCGATAAAACGAACGCTCTTGGGTTGTAGACCCGTTTTCAGACGCATCGTAAAACGATGAGTCACACCTTCCTTATCAAGCGCGATCAGCTTCTCGTTCAAGTCCGCCGCGCTCTTCGCATAATATGAAGAATTTTGAAAACCGGGAGAGGACAGTTTTAATTCGATTCCTTTTCCGTCCGAGTAAACGGGAACTTCCATTTCGACGAGTCCGATGCTCTTATCTGTTTCCAAAACCTTAAAGGGAAGAATCTCGTCTCCCGTTTTTACGACGGTTCCTTTGTAAGGATGGATGCTGAATTTTACGAGAGCGCTTCCGCTTTTTTCCCGGTTGGAAGGAGAGGATATCAGCGAAGAATTTCCGCTCTCGCAACAAACGAGAAATAGAAAGATCGGAACCAACAGGAACGCGTTCGGTTTGAAAAACGATTTTTTAAATTTTGAGTTCATTGGACACTCCGGAGTATTTTGAGTCTTTTTTTGGCGGAATTTGATTTCCGAGGATTAAGTTCACCCATCGGAAAGGACGTATTAGAAAATGATAGAATGCTAATGTGATTGAAAGGACTAAAAAAAGATGAAGCAGAAACTTTTCGGCGATTCCAAAGGAACTTTGGACGACGTAAAACCCCGCGAGCAAAGAGACGGGATGATGTACGAGATAAATCGGCAAACTCGCAGTTCTCATATATTCCGTATATTTGTTCTTAAAGTCGAAGAATTTTTGAAAGACTCCGATTAGAAGTCGAATCATGAGCCAACCGGTCGCGCACTTCAAAGCGATATGAAGAATTCTTCTCCAACTTCCCGTATAACCGAAGTAAGACCAAAACGGATCGATTCTACTGATCTCATAAAAACCCCAGAAGCTGAGGAGGGCGAGACTTCCCCAGATCCAAAATTTATCGGACTGAGGTTCTAAGAGAAGAATCTCCTTTGAAACAAGAAGGCTTCCGCAAAGAAAGAATGCATAGTTGTAAACAAAGTTCACGGGTTCGATCGCGTACCAGGAATCGTCCTTCATATAAAAAAGATTGATCGCGCAAGTTCCTACGACGCTGATCAACGTAAAGGTAGAGACCGTTTTTAATTCTTGAATGAATGTCTTTTGATTCGGTTCCTTTTTGAGAAGAGCCGCGAGCGGAAGTGTGATTCTTCTTATGAAAAGATGGAGGATCGTAAAAAGAATCAAGAAGTAAAGAAACCATAGGTGAGAAGGCCGAATGTTTCCATTTAAGAAAATTCTAAAATAGAAATCCAGATAAGAATGATATTCCCCCGCTTGCAAAAGAGAAACGAAGGATTGCATCGGTGCGAAGAGTAAAATTCCGATCACCGTCGGAATGAAGATCCGAAAGATCCGCATCTTCAAAAATTCTTTGAGAGTTTTGGATCGAAAGATTACTTCTGTGAAATACCCGGAAAGAAAAAAGAATAGGGGCATTCTAAAAATGTGGACCCATTCTCCGAATACGTCGAAGATCTCGGATCGTTGTTCGTTTCGAAGCGGATATTTGATTTCGGCCGCGTAGACGATCGCTACGTGAAATACAAGTCCGAGCAAAAGGGCAAAGGAACGAAGATTGTCTAAGTAAAAGAGTCGTTTTCTGTTATTTTCTTTTACTACTAAAGATGGCTTCGAGTTCAAGCATCCACCGTGTATTTAAAAAGGGCTTCTCGGATAATCAAAGTGGAAGGATCTTCTTTTTGCTGTTCCACCATTTTATCTTTTACTAATAGACTGATGGAATGCACCAAGTCCTGGTGTTCCAAACCCACTCTTAATATCGCCCATTTCATAAAGTGATTGAGATGAATTCGATACGAGGTTCCGTCTTGTTCTCCGTGAGTCTGAGAAAAATTGATAAGCGCAGAGGTTACTAAATTCTTCTTGTCCGCTTTCAATAAGGAAGCGATTGTTTTGTTGGTTTCTCTCAATCGTGAAGAAAGAATTTTCACGACCTTCATAGAAAAACCGGGATTGGTTTGTATGAGATTAAAAAAGGCTCCTTCGTTGATCGCGATGAGAGAGACGTCGGTTCTTGCGACCGCTCTCGCGCTCCGAGGAGTTTTGTCGATCAGTGCCATTTCGCCGAACATATCCCCCTCTTTTAATTCTACGAGGAGTTTATAAGCTTCCTTTACTTTTTTGTGAATGCCTACTTTTCCTTTTACAATCAGATACATCACTTCCGCTTCCTGATTCTCTTCAAAGATAATGTCGGATTCCTTATATTCAATGCCCAGTTTATGGACCATGGATTCGGATATTTTCATAGTTCGTAGCTGACCTTATTTATAATGTGAAAAGAATTCTGATCTGAGAATGGTTCAAAATTTTTCGGAGAGGTCTGCACCAGCTTCGAGGGTTAGGGAACCAGAATCAATCAAAATCTATGATCCTTTTTTATCGCAAAAACGACAGGTTCTCATTTTGGATTTTTTTAAAATCGTTATCGAATCATAGGATGAATAGAAACTTATAATTGTGGAAATTCATGTTGACTCTTCGTCCGTCTCGATGTTCCTTTAGGGTCTTTAGAACTCACGCTGGAGGAAGCATGAACCGGACACGGATTCTTGCCGTTTTTTCAATTCTTATTTTATTCGGAATTGGATTCTATATATTCAAACCCTCTCCGATTGATCCTTTGGCTTACTTTCCTCCTCCCGCTCCTGCGATGGAAGGCGCCTTTGCCCCCAATCAATTGTTAGTGGATGCGGAATGGATCGCGCAAGGAAAGTTGCAAGGCCCGGAAGATATGGAAGTGGATGATCATGGAAACATCTACGCGTCCTGCGAAAACGGGAGAATCATACATATTTCTCCGGAAGGGAATATCAAAGCGCACGCTGCTACCGGCGGGCGACCCTTGGGTAGCAAACTTCTCTCGGATGGACGTTTGATCGTCGCCGACGCGGACAAGGGTCTTTTGGAGATTGGTGCGAAGGGGGAGATTAAGGTTTTGAGCACGGAAGCGGACGGCCTCCCGTTTCGATTTACTGACGATCTCGACGTAGCCAAGGACGGTACCGTTTACTTTTCGGACGCTTCGGATAAATACGGAAGTCAGGAATATCTCTATGATTTGATGGAAGCAAGGCCGAACGGAAGACTCTTGAGATACAATCCTTCCACGGGCAAATCCGAGGTTTTGTTAAAAGAATTATATTTTGCTAATGGGATTGCGCTTTCTCAAAACGAAGACTTTGTTTTAGTCAATGAAACGTATCGTTATCGAATTCGACGTTATTGGCTCAAAGGCCCCAAGGCAGGTCAGAATGATTTTTTTATAGAAAATCTTCCCGGATTTCCGGACAATATCTCCGCAGATGGAAACGGAACTTTTTATCTCGCACTCTTTACGGTTCGAAATTCTTTGTTGGATTCTATCTTACATCCGCGCCCCGGGCTCAAATCCTTTATAACAAAACTTCCAAAGTTTCTCTGGCCAAAGGCGCAACCATACGGATTCGTTCTTCTTTTGGACGAGAACGGAATTCCTCTTCGGAGTTTTCAGGAACCGTCCGGAAAACATTTAAAGGCGATTACTTCCGCAAAATATAAAAATGGTTTTCTCTATTTAGGCAGTCTTCATAATGATCGAATCGGAAAATATAAATTGAATCCGTAGTGGAACGTTATGCGGAACGGATTTTATTAAGAAGCAAGAATGAAGAAAAAAAAGAAATTTCCTTTTGAGACCGAGGCGACGTTGCAATTGATGTCCGCGATATCGGATCCGGTAAAACTCAAGATCGCAAAGATTCTTTCTTGTCACAGGGAAGTAAAAGCCGGGGACGTCGCGAAAGAATTTGATATTTCAAGAACTACGATCTCTCACCACTTGAACAAGATGAAACTTTTAAATCTTGTTTCCTCTAGAAAAGAGGGAAAGGAAATCTATTACTCTGTTGATAAAACTCTGATCGTAAACACTCTAAAAGAAGTTGTAAAATTTTTGGAATCCTAAAAGAATTGCGATATGTCGATGAGTGTGAACATATAAATATGTAGGCCGCCGATTTCTAAGGGAGGAAGAATGGATTTTACAATACCAGATGAAGTGGAAGAAGTTAAAAAGAGAATTCGCGATTTCGTAGAAAACTACGCGATTCCCGCAGAGGCTCATTACGATTACGATCACGGAAGAATGCCCGAGAAAGTCACCGAAGAGCTGAGAAAAAAAGTAAAAGAACTCGGGCTCTGGACTCCGCACCTTCCTAAATCCGAAGGTGGTCTCGGTTTGGACATGGTCGGAACCGCGATTATATTCTCCGAACTTGGAAGATCTCCGATCGCACCTTATCTCTGTAACTGCGACGCACCCGACGAAGGGAACATGCATCTTTTGCATATCGCCGCCAATAAAGAACAAAAAGAAAAATATTATTATCCGTTAACTCAGGGAAAAATTCGTTCCGCATTTGCAATGACGGAACCTCCTCCCGGCGCCGGCGCCGATCCTCAAACTCTTTTTACAAACGCGGTCAAAGACGGAAACGAATACGTCATCAACGGTCACAAATGGTATTGCACGGGCGCGAACGGAGCCGCGTTCCTGATCGTGATGTCCAAGGTGGCGGATTCTTTTAGAAGAACCACGATGTTTCTAGTTCCGACGGATGCTCCCGGTTATACGATGGTAAGAGAAATCGGAGTGATGGGTTCTCACGGTCCGGGCGGTCACTGCGAATTAAAATTTGAAAACGTCCGAGTTCCCGAATCTTCAATTCTCGGAAGAGTGGGGGAAGGATTCAAATGGTCTCAAGAACGTCTGGGGCCCGCTCGTCTAACGCACTGTATGCGATGGATCGGGCTCGCAAGACGATCGATGGAGATCGCGAGAGAATACGCGCTCAAGAGACAGGTTTTCGGACAAAGAATCGCGGATCATCAGGGAATTCAATGGATGTTCGCGGAATCCGCGCTCGAAATAGAATCGGGATATATGCTTACTCTCAAGGCGGCTCATACTCTTAGAGCGGGCGAAGACGCGAGACAGATTATTTCCATGGCAAAGTGGAGCGTTTCCGAAACTCTCTGCAAGGTGATCGATCGTGCGATTCAAATCTGCGGATCCCACGGTTACGGAAGAGATATGAAATTGGAATTGTTTTACAGAGACGCAAGAGCAGCGAGGATCGCCGACGGACCGAGCGAGGTCCACAAGATGGTGATCGGAAGAAATTTGGTGAGCGGAAAACACGATTTTTAGAATATTAGAATCTACTAAACTATGAACGATACAGAATTAAAGAATGTTTTGGAAGGATATCTTTCCGGACGACTGAAGGGAAAAACCGAAATCCACGCGATGGTTTCTCTGAGCGGAGGAGCCTGCCAGGAAAACTTTTTAGCGGAGCTTAAAGTTTTGGACGGACCGGAACAAGGATCCTATGAAACCGTATTTCGAACCGACAAAGGAGCCGCCTTGCTGGCTTCTTTGAGTCGTGAGGACGAATTCGGAGTTTGTGATCTCGCTTACAAAGCGGGAGTCAAAACTCCGAGGCCGTTTTGGCTGGAGACTGATCGTTCCGTTACAGGAAGTCCGTTTTATTTTATGCAAAAAATTTCAGGTAAGGCCACCGGAAGATACATCGTAAAAGACGCTTCGCTTAACAAAATTCGCAAACAACTCACTGTCGATCTCGCAGAGAATCTCGCCAAGATCCATTCCGTGAAACCCGAAAGCTGTAAGGACGAGAAGTTAAAAAAGACTCTTTGGATGGGACAGGATCCGAAAGACAAAGTTGTCGCGACCGGCTCGATTCATTCTCTTCGATTGGAATTGGAGAGAATGAAGGAAAGTTATCCCGCGATGGAAATGATTCTCAACTGGTTGGAGAAAAAAGCAAAACCGTCCGAGGACGTCGTATTGATTCACGGAGATTTTAGAACCGGAAACTTTATGGTCACTCCGGACGGCCTACAAGGAATCGTGGATTGGGAGTTCGCTCACTGGGGCGACCGTCACGAAGATCTGACTTGGCTTTGTATGAGAGATTGGAGATTCGGAAAGTTGAATAAGGAAGCGGGCGGATTTGCAGATCGTTCTGAATTCTACGAAGCGTATGAAAAGGCTTCCGGCGTAACTTTGGATTCTGCGATGGTCACTTATTGGGAAGTGATGGGAAATCTACGATGGGCGATCGGTTGTATCGGCCAAGCCGAAAGACATCTTTCCGGTAAGGACAAAGGGATAGAGCTCGCGGCGATCGGAAGAAGAGCGTGTGAAATGGAATACGAAGCGATGAGGATCATAGAAAATGCAAGATAAACCGAGTTCAACGGATCTTCTGGATGCGATTCAGGATTTTCTAATGAAGGAAGTCCTTCCTCAATTCAAAGATAAGGATTTATTATCTTACAAAACATTAGTAAGTTGGAATATGTTGGGAGTGATCTCCCGTGAGATTCGTTCCGGAGAAGAATTGCTCGATAAAGAGCTCTTAAGACTCTCTAAACTTTTAAAAAAGAACGTTTCCTTTCCGGTAACCCTCAACGAAAAAAAGAATCTCGCACATACATGGAACTTCGAACTTCGCGATAAGATCCGAGAAGAAAAATTATCAGTTGAAAATACGGAATACTGGAATCACGTCAAAGAAACCGTGAGAGAAAAGGTGGAAGTCACCAACCCTAGATTCACAACGGAAAGTTAAGTAAGAATTCATGTCCGTCGTTTATCTCGTTCGTCACGGCCAGGCCAATTCTCAAGGATCGGATTACGATCTCCTCACTCCGCACGGAAAAAAACAAGCCTTCGAGCTCGGAAAGTTTATGGCGACCAACGGAGACGTTCCAGATCGGATCATCACGGGAACGATGCGTAGACATTTGGAAACCGGAGAATCTTTTTTAGAAGGTGTTCGGTCCGTCGCGGGAGAACAGGAAAAATTCTCCATAGATTCTTTTATACACAGAGACGCGGGCTGGAACGAATTCGCTCCGGAACTCTGGGGTTCTTATTCTAAGTTGATCGCTTCGAAAAAACCCGAATTCGAAAAAACTCTCGCTCAATTCGGCAAAGTCAGGCTGAAGGGCGGGATTCGATCCGCGGCTTTGTTTTTCAAATTGACTGAAGAAATTCTCAGAGTTTGGAGAGAGGGAAAAGAAACTCCGGATGGAATCGAAACGTATAAACGTTTTGAAGAAAGAGTATTCAATTCTTCTAATGTTTGGTTTTCTCCTTCGGATAAGGAAAGAAATTTTATTTTCACATCGGGAACTCCCATATCTTTAGTGTTAAATCGACTTCTACGCCAAGACGAGGATAGTTTTGCCTGGATGCCTTGGATCTGGAACACGTCCGTAAGCACGTTTCGCTGGGTCAGAGGAAAATATCTTCCCGTTTCCATAAACGGCGTCCCCCATCTGCAAGAAAAAAACAATCGCACTCTATTTTGATCTTATTTTAGGGATAATTTTATTTAGAATCCCGCTTTGAGAGTCTTATCTATGAGAAAATAGGTCGACGGAAAGAACGATTAACGTCTATACTGTTCGTCGTTTGTGAGCGATTGATGACAATACGACAAAGTCATTCTCGACCCTCGATACCCAAGGCCGGAATTTGGATATTTTGGATCAGTACAATCTTAGTATTCGTTTCCTTTTTTGGAAATTATTACTACGAAGAGAGAAACGTAGACAGGCTCATAGACAATATTCATTGGACGATTTCTTATCTTTGTGCAGCGGTCCTTGCATGGATCGGATATATCGCTGCGGAAGGCGGCATCCATCGTTTTCGACTCTGGTTTGCGCTCGGACTTACCGCCAACGCGCTCGGGCAACTTTCCTGGGCGATTCAAGTTTATCTGGACTACTATGTCACTCCCACACCAAGCGATTATCTTTTTCCGTGGGTCGCGCCTTGTTTTGTCATCGGCTACTCTATTATAGTTATTGAATGTAATAAGGAAAGAACCCGCGCTGTAATTCTCGACGCACTCGGTTTGACCACTGCGATTCTAACTCTTTCCTTGGCTTTATATCTTCCTCAGAGAGAAGGAGTTAGCGTTTCACAACTGCTTCCTTTGATCAATCATCCAGTTTCGTTTTTGACCGCGGCCGCGCTCGGAGTTCTTTTGATTCCGCTTCTTCGTCTTCAACCGGATCGTTACTGGTTTATGTTTCTGTTGGGAATGTGGGGAACGGGCTTTAGCTGGTTGATATGGAATACACTTTTTATTTCCGACATTCCCCCGGACGGAACTTTTCTCAACGCGGGTTTTTCCGTTTCCGCGCTCGTCATGGGTTACGGTTCTTTGACTTGGTTTCCAAGGTTCAATGAAAGTCCGATATGGGAAAGACGATACGAATCCGCGCTTCGACTTTTGCCTTTGTTTGAAGTTGTCGCGAGTTCGATCACGATCGTTTTAGCGGGAACTCTTCCCGGTCTTCCGCAAGGTGTAAGAATCGTAGCTTGGACCGGAACTACCATCGTTGTAATTATCGCGAGCGTGAGACAAAGTTTTTTAGTAAGCGAGATGACGGAGACCGAACAAAAGATTCGTTCGATCAACGAGGGTCTGGAAGGAATCGTCACCAGACGTACGGAAGAATTAAGAACCGTAAATCAATATCTCGTTTCCAAAAACGAACAAGTCCTCAATGCAATGGAAGAATTGAGGAGCGCGCAGAAACAACTCATTCGTTCCGAAAAGATGGCCGTGCTCGGACAATTGGTGGCTGGGATCGCTCACGAACTCAATACTCCTCTCGGCGCGATCGTTTCTTCCAATGAAGGAATCCGTTCGGTGTTGTACAATTCTTGGGAAGGATTGTTGAGGGACTATTCCGGTTTTACGGAATCTCAAAAATCAAAATGGGAAATCTTGTTCTCTAAAGGAATTTCTCCGAGAGAATTTTACGATACAAAGGAAGAGAGAAACAAAAGAAAAAAAATCTCCGTTTTGTTAAGCGAACAAGGAATCGCAGAAGGAATGCGTATCGCCGATATTCTTACCGATTTGGGACTCAGTCCCGAGGACGTTGTAGAAGTATTG
This is a stretch of genomic DNA from Leptospira tipperaryensis. It encodes these proteins:
- a CDS encoding acyltransferase family protein, translating into MNSKPSLVVKENNRKRLFYLDNLRSFALLLGLVFHVAIVYAAEIKYPLRNEQRSEIFDVFGEWVHIFRMPLFFFLSGYFTEVIFRSKTLKEFLKMRIFRIFIPTVIGILLFAPMQSFVSLLQAGEYHSYLDFYFRIFLNGNIRPSHLWFLYFLILFTILHLFIRRITLPLAALLKKEPNQKTFIQELKTVSTFTLISVVGTCAINLFYMKDDSWYAIEPVNFVYNYAFFLCGSLLVSKEILLLEPQSDKFWIWGSLALLSFWGFYEISRIDPFWSYFGYTGSWRRILHIALKCATGWLMIRLLIGVFQKFFDFKNKYTEYMRTASLPIYLVHHPVSLLAGFYVVQSSFGIAEKFLLHLFLVLSITLAFYHFLIRPFRWVNLILGNQIPPKKDSKYSGVSNELKI
- a CDS encoding phosphatidate cytidylyltransferase, with amino-acid sequence MDKEVFPVFLFILVGFSLGGLWFFISGRKKNPEERKKRTAKYWSYAGIVVGATFLSTLGGIYWSLFCFLVSIGAIYELKRTVRDFSVGLQIAIILFGILTLGLFCKSGFLFSNRVLVLIYLSVAVFDAFSQLTGQSLGKTKMAPQISPNKTWEGFAGGILFTALFGIFFFWVIGKNVIESLPLTFGIAILGLSGDLSASWLKRKAKIKDYSNLLPGHGGILDRFDSLIFTLASFVLLSELKVYSIRF
- a CDS encoding YncE family protein, with protein sequence MNSKFKKSFFKPNAFLLVPIFLFLVCCESGNSSLISSPSNREKSGSALVKFSIHPYKGTVVKTGDEILPFKVLETDKSIGLVEMEVPVYSDGKGIELKLSSPGFQNSSYYAKSAADLNEKLIALDKEGVTHRFTMRLKTGLQPKSVRFIDNTRLAIPLLEDEGMDVLDIKTGETVRLSPPEKYKKKLGFVETISIPEHNELWVSQMQANAVHVFDLKTLAYKATVDLSGKWSKILLYDPTRDLVYCSNWISEDISVIDRKTKTEIRKTDKIGLPRGLLLSKDGKELYIAQFSASNQESSGGRLGIYSMEKEKLIDTIGPPGNKRHIVPGPVENKIYVSDMCCSKIEVYDLKEKKVQKTIPVFDKPNTIALSPDGKYLYVSCRGPNNPTEGYLKKGLVLGRVYVIDTATDTVKEFWEAGNQPTGLDVSPDNRYLVISDFLDHQIRVYRRDGF
- a CDS encoding NAD(P)-binding domain-containing protein codes for the protein MKVKIPLLSRYFSWLHNNAPEGPVEIYPEVTDSFESSLPGIRVIGDLTGLPLLKFAVESGYKVVQEIKRKNENSSQTKKTNDLIYDVLIVGAGPAGISAGIELSKLNYKFIILESNDSFHTVKSYPKGKPIFAEPEDLHTNSEIRILNGTKESLLEDLQSSLKKWNLPLEIGARVTQIRKDNLGFSVSCENGKNFLTKEVILAIGKSGDARNLQVPGEELPKVYHRLIDPKDFEKEDVLVVGGGDSAIEAAIAISDYANSTRLSYRGKELVRPKFENKERLESLIQEGKIEFLNESEVEEIGEKEVKLRKTESKNKADTSRTITNSSVLIQIGSSAPIEFLKKIGLRIQNQKRFWDWIGFIEMILFANVVYFGKASFYGSATYSLIALVSLFAFLGLGLPFSIHLFKKRKELFSDFWNTFKNIYIFSAAAYFITVYAGGKYFDFLFLGKQPGFHYTLLYSLTILTFGLRRMKARPTKYIRKQTWTLILIQVFPLFLLPEIILPFLGQNGLLGDPNGFLLTQVFPYGAYWNAYGFILAWPLNMGIFYNAGITTFWLVYGILQTFVVIPYLVYRFGKGAYCGWICSCGGLAETLGDETRTKMPHGKLANQLENAGQWILLFATVITILKLSEIFLSSWFPFTHVLGSLGDSGKKVYDVVVDLMLAGVVGVGAYFFLSGRVWCRFFCPLSALMHIYAKFSRFRIFSEKKKCISCNICTKVCHQGIDVMSYANKGIPMDNVQCVRCSACVVNCPTNVLSFGELK